One Candidatus Auribacterota bacterium genomic window, CCAGTGTTTCGATCTGTCCCTGCCTGTCGAAGGTGACGCTCGTCCGTGTGATTTCAATAATTTTTGCCCCATCGCTGTCCGGGACCACGTCGTTCTTGCCGTAGTAATCGGTCTTCCTTGTCTTTTTATTATAAATGATCGCTTTCACGTTCCCGCGGAGCCGGGAGATGGTGGTCCCCTTTAACTCCAGGTCCAGCTTTGGCAGCGGAGGGGGCGGGGTGGGGACAGGAGTCGGCTCGGGCGGCGGCGCGGCCACGATGTCCTTGTTTTTGAATATATTCGCCTGGTCAATGATCGCGTATCGCCCGCTGGTAATTTTTAGCTTTTCAGCCGGCGTGGTCGCTTCGGCCTTCTTGGCCGTTTCGGCCTTCTTCGGTTTTTCCGGCTGCCAGGAGGTCTGGAGCGCGCGGTAGGAGATGCAGGCGAGAAGCGCCCCCAGTACGACATTGGTGATGTGGAGTGATCGTAAGGGGATCACCGGACGCCCCCTTGCCTCAGCCGGCCGAGCAAATCCATCCTCTTGATTTCCTTTCCCAGTGCGCCCCCCTCACTGGCGAGGCGCTCCGGAGAACGCTCGCTGATGGCGCGGAAGATGCTGCTCGAATCGTCAATCAGTGTCTGTGACTCATCGATCCGCGCGCGCGAACCCCTTGAGGCATCGGAGAGCCCCTCGCGCAGGTAGATGGCCCTGTAGAGCATATCGCCCTCGATGACCTTTTCCTTGAGGCTGCTCCAGCAACCGGCGTCCCCTGCCGCCGCGCAGGCCTGGAGCCCTGAAACTATTATCCGAGCGTCGCTGAGGTATGCGCTCAGGGCATCCATGAATTTCTGATCACCCGGGCGCCTGTGGGCGAATTTGCTCCCCATCTCCTCGATGGCGGTCTCTGTGTGAGAGGGAACGGGTTCCCGTCTGGTCGAGAGGTGGAACACCAGGGCGCAGATGAGCAGCAGAAACGCCCCTGCCGCAACGGCCGGTTTCCTCAAAATATGTACGAGCGAAGCGAGGAACGGAATCGCCCCTGCCTGCCGCTCCCCCTCGATCGCGGTGAGCAGCTCGCTCCATCGCTCTGCGCCCGGTTCCATCCTCGGGAGCGCGGACAGGCCTCTGGAGATCGAATCCATCGCCGCGAGCTCCCGGGCGCATCGGGGGCACGAGGCGATGTGGCGCCCGACCTCATCTCCCTCTCGGCCTGTCAGTTCGCCGAGACGATAGGCGAGAATTTTATCATAATCCAGTGGGCATTTCATGGATATATCACGGGGAGCATTAAATATCTGACATGTCATTGCGAGGAGCGTAGCGACGAAGCAATCTCAACTCTTTGGGCAGTAGGAGATTGCTTCTCCCGCCAAGGCGGGATCGCAATGACCATGGCAAAAAGTGTAAAGAATAATGTGCTCCCATTAGTAAGTCAGTGGAGTATCCCCATTTTTTAGAAACCAAGGTAATTTTTCACCACGGACCTGCCTGCCGGCGGGCAGGGATAAACACGGATTATTTATTGCCCTAGAAACTAGAAACGAGAAACTGTTGTTACTGTTTTAAAGATCTCCGTGTCCTCCGTGCCTCCGTGGTAGATTATACATTTATCAGTCACCCCAGAAATCCTTCAGCCGTTCCCTGAGTATCTTCAGGCCGGCGTGCAGGCGCGATTGCACCGTGCCGAGCGGGCAGCCGGCGATCTCGGCAATTTCCGCGTACTTCATCGAGTCGAGGTAGCGCAGCGCGATCACCTCCCGCTGCTCGGGTGGGAGCGCGCCGAGCTCCTCACGCAGCCGCCCGGTGAATTCCCTGCCGGCGGCCCCCCTCAGGGGTGATGTCATGCGCCCCGCGGCATGGCCCTCGGATGCGTCTCTCAGCAGCGGGAGCGTGAAGTTGCGGCGGCGCTTTATCCTGCGCAGCTCATCCCGGCAGCGGTTCGCCGCGATAGAGTATATCCAGGTGGAGAACCGCTTCCCCTGATCAAACCGCCCCGCGTGCCTGAATACCCTGAGGAACGTTTCCTGTACGACGTCCTCAGCGGCCGCACGGTCGCCCAGCATGTAGGACGCGTAGGTCGTCAGGCGCGACGCGTACCTGTCATAGAGCACCCGAAGAGACGAGTGATCGCCTTCGGCGACCCTCAGCATGAGCTCCCCGTCTCTCACTTCCATATATTAATACGCTCCGGGGGTATTTTTGTTCGCTTCCGCGGCATTTATTTTTCGGAGCATCGCCCCTGCGCCCTGATCGCCGGGCGTGCGCCGTATCACCTCTTCCAGGTGTTCCCTCGCCTTATCGAAGAATCCTTCCTCCGCGAAGATCGCGGCCAGATTCTTCCGCGCCGCCGAATCACCGGGATCGAGCCTCACCGCTTCCTCGATCTCGCCCAGTGCCCTGGCTGGTTTCCCGTCATACAGGTACGCGAGGCCGAGCGCACTGTGGGCCAGGGCGTTCGAGGGCGCGATGCGCACGGCATCCCTCGCCTCGCGCGTCGCCCCTGGCGCGTCTCCCTCGCCGAGAAGGACCGTCGCGAGATTGATGCGGGGCTCCGCGTAGGCCCGGCTCATCCGGCATGCCTGCTGGAGTTCAGTGATTGCGGCTGACGTGTTCCCCTCTTGAACGGCGATCAGGCCGAGCATGTTGTGGGCCTCGGGGAGCGATGGGTAATGCGCGAGGGCGCGGTTGAGCATGTCTCTCGCGCAACCCCGCAGCCCCAGCGTGAAAAAGAGCTCCCCTGCCCGGAGCTCCTCGATCGGGAATGAGTCGCCCGTGTGGATGAGTGAGAGGCGGCAGCCGCTGAGGTCGAGGCGGGAAGGTGCGGGGAATCCGGGGCGATTTCTCAAGAAAATAACCGCGCGGGCATCTGCGTAGACGGGGATCCAGCCGTTGCTCTTCCAGAGCGACGGCAGCAGGGCCCTGACGTCCCGTGAGCTGTGCGTGAGGAGCGCCGCG contains:
- a CDS encoding sigma-70 family RNA polymerase sigma factor yields the protein MEVRDGELMLRVAEGDHSSLRVLYDRYASRLTTYASYMLGDRAAAEDVVQETFLRVFRHAGRFDQGKRFSTWIYSIAANRCRDELRRIKRRRNFTLPLLRDASEGHAAGRMTSPLRGAAGREFTGRLREELGALPPEQREVIALRYLDSMKYAEIAEIAGCPLGTVQSRLHAGLKILRERLKDFWGD
- a CDS encoding zf-HC2 domain-containing protein — protein: MKCPLDYDKILAYRLGELTGREGDEVGRHIASCPRCARELAAMDSISRGLSALPRMEPGAERWSELLTAIEGERQAGAIPFLASLVHILRKPAVAAGAFLLLICALVFHLSTRREPVPSHTETAIEEMGSKFAHRRPGDQKFMDALSAYLSDARIIVSGLQACAAAGDAGCWSSLKEKVIEGDMLYRAIYLREGLSDASRGSRARIDESQTLIDDSSSIFRAISERSPERLASEGGALGKEIKRMDLLGRLRQGGVR